A single Maniola hyperantus chromosome 11, iAphHyp1.2, whole genome shotgun sequence DNA region contains:
- the LOC117986536 gene encoding uncharacterized protein isoform X3, producing the protein MEAGRARNRDDNPVLRAPSLGLTSVRHIVTKLEAEYARAVTTVATNSIRNEIAKYKANEDNDYYTFPFDSKVHVFNRFVVNLLAALSKCIPSVTFANFGFIAVTTGLFAPRMISYLVLYPFCRLVFGTLYPAYASYKAVRTKNLKEYVKWMMYWIVFALFTCTETFTDVFLSWFPFYYEVKIVLVLWLLSPATKGSSILYRKFVHPALCRREQEIDEYIAKAKDQGYHTVLNLGTKGVNYATTVIMQTAIKGGGGLVQQLRKSYSLSDLSECEPREERGSDEADDVLAEPRLIRRAVKSGYATRRSASESNNRSPMYFPEVDVDVRNTRSRMDEPDFSHIKSTEDISSGYSSAENSASLTRTASVGASRSRARTTRTTVTTIKRPQAAEDDHIIIEEPQENDIFDYTNMPPLVNFTSPLLVSQTDPPFIYQYVGNQIKIIKLLSNYPQNIDLNSQNDNSDNRDQKEAGEENSSSLKASLNKMFNDTSKMDANLTDKDIYTHIPIKIQSVDDNYKNITETKIDEPSKDNQRGISMEEICTEIKSKSDDINDLHQSKSDDNNITEEFIDATLGNNNKPETNVLYNTDNSESKSIDSNTIEEFIDATTRDITSDISVTNDYDSAESDDEGSFGTPVSTPKSGRKAIKGKYGKNKAPPPPPPKADETILENSSDDKIISLDNLHNLVASNEDRIQNDNKSEKLETNTDSVNLTNAQGAFVIFNEVPEVSIEQKKLDPASVDHIRQKSKSPMRHSKGSSAFGKLLQLPGKLAFWHKTDDKYTDNDNVSDASGASRRSSVENIVDVFQSCSNLNLTSSNESSIQITEVLKTEDNSCGDNISNDISLKSDALQKVINAKLEEIHPEYKFVSLHDEIPTKSKSTDV; encoded by the exons ATGGAGGCAGGTCGCGCGCGTAACCGTGACGACAACCCCGTTTTACGGGCTCCGAGCCTCGGACTGACCAGCGTTCGGCACATTGTCACTAAACTCGAGGCTGAGTACGCTCGCGCCGTGACCACCGTAGCGACCAACTCTATCCGAAATGAAATAGCCAAATACAAAGCTAATGAAGATAACGATTACTATACCTTCCCTTTCGACTCGAAAGTGCACGTGTTCAATAGATTCGTTGTCAACTTGTTAGCGGCGTTGAGCAAATGCATACCTAGTGTTACGTTCGCCAATTTCGGTTTCATCGCCGTGACGACGGGCTTGTTTGCTCCGAGGATGATATCTTATTTGGTCCTGTATCCGTTTTGCAGATTGGTATTTGGAACTCTCTACCCGGCGTATGCTTCATATAAAGCTGTGCGGACGAAGAATCTAAAAGAATAC GTAAAATGGATGATGTACTGGATCGTGTTCGCCCTGTTCACATGTACGGAGACCTTCACAGACGTGTTCCTCTCGTGGTTCCCCTTCTACTACGAAGTGAAGATAGTGCTGGTACTATGGCTCCTGTCCCCGGCCACGAAGGGTTCCTCGATTCTTTACAGAAAGTTTGTTCATCCCGCGCTCTGCAGGCGAGAACAG GAGATCGATGAGTACATAGCAAAGGCCAAAGACCAGGGTTACCACACTGTGCTCAATCTGGGCACCAAAGGCGTCAACTATGCCACTACCGTTATTATGCAGACGGCGATTAAA GGCGGCGGTGGCCTGGTACAGCAGTTGCGCAAGAGTTACAGTCTGTCCGACCTAAGTGAGTGCGAGCCGCGGGAAGAGCGCGGCTCCGATGAGGCCGACGACGTACTCGCCGAGCCGAGGCTCATCCGACGAGCTGTCAAAAG CGGATACGCGACTCGGAGGAGCGCGTCGGAGTCCAACAACCGCTCGCCCATGTACTTCCCCGAAGTGGACGTGGACGTGCGCAACACGCGCAGTCGCATGGACGAACCCGACTTTAG tCATATAAAATCAACGGAGGACATAAGCTCGGGCTACTCGAGTGCAGAGAACTCTGCGTCGCTCACACGCACCGCGTCGGTGGGCGCGTCTCGCTCGCGCGCGCGCACCACTCGCACCACCGTCACCACCATCAAACGACCGCAAGCCGCCGAG gatGATCACATTATCATCGAGGAGCCTCAGGAAAACGATATCTTTGATTATACAAACATGCCCCCTCTCGTTAATTTCACATCCCCTCTACTGGTATCTCAAACCGATCCaccatttatttatcaatatgtAGGAAatcagataaaaataataaaattattaagtaactaTCCCCAGAATATTGATTTGAACAGTCAAAATGATAATTCAGATAATCGGGACCAAAAAGAAGCCGGTGAGGAAAATTCGTCATCTCTAAAAGCgtcattaaataaaatgttcaaTGATACTTCTAAAATGGATGCAAATTTAACTGATAAAGACATTTATACACACATTCCTATCAAAATTCAAAGTGTAGacgataattataaaaatatcactGAAACTAAAATTGATGAGCCCTCCAAAGATAACCAGAGAGGTATAAGTATGGAGGAAATATGTACTGAAATCAAATCTAAGTCTGATGATATTAACGATCTACATCAAAGCAAATCTGATGACAATAATATAACAGAAGAATTCATCGACGCTACTTTAGGAAATAATAACAAACCAGAAACAAACGTTTTATATAACACTGATAATAGCGAAAGCAAATCTATTGACAGTAATACTATAGAAGAATTTATCGATGCAACTACTCGAGATATAACTTCGGATATATCAGTAACAAATGATTACGATTCTGCAGAAAGCGATGACGAAGGTTCTTTTGGTACACCAGTTTCTACACCTAAAAGTGGCCGTAAGGCAATTAAGGGCAAGTATGGTAAGAATAaagcaccaccaccaccaccaccgaaAGCAGATGAAACCATATTGGAAAATTCGAGTGATGACAAAATCATTAGCTTAGACAATTTGCATAATTTAGTTGCTAGCAATGAAGATCGGATTCAAAATGATAACAAAAGTGAAAAACTGGAAACTAATACAGATTCTGTAAATTTAACTAACGCACAAGGTGCTTTCGTCATCTTTAACGAGGTGCCAGAAGTTAGTAtcgaacaaaaaaaattagatccTGCTTCTGTAGACCATATTagacaaaaatctaaatcaccCATGAGACATTCCAAAGGTAGCTCAGCTTTTGGAAAATTACTACAATTACCAGGGAAGTTGGCGTTTTGGCATAAAACTGACGACAAATATACTGATAATGATAACGTGTCAGATGCATCAGGTGCAAGTAGAAGATCTTCTGTAGAAAATATTGTAGATGTGTTTCAAAGCTGTTCTAACCTGAATTTGACTTCAAGTAACGAATCATCAATTCAAATAACTGAAGTACTCAAAACAGAAGATAATTCTTGTGGGGACAATATATCTAACGACATTTCCTTAAAGAGTGATGCTTTACAGAAAGTTATTAATGCTAAATTAGAAGAAATTCATCCTGAATATAAATTCGTTTCTTTACATGACGAAATACCGACTAAGTCCAAAAGTACAGATGTTTAA